In a genomic window of Syngnathus typhle isolate RoL2023-S1 ecotype Sweden linkage group LG4, RoL_Styp_1.0, whole genome shotgun sequence:
- the LOC133153224 gene encoding uncharacterized protein LOC133153224 isoform X2, translated as MGSAAAIGLRIRDAGPAAAIGVPSGAIRTRGQPSGPTPVSPDTRPSPDFKPAAPDPRSSLAPLPLLWRVMALAAAHSPAFRMPPIVMLLWEARIRLHSTIAVSTATSELSACREQP; from the exons atgggctccgcggccgccatcggacttcgcatccgcgacgccggacccgcggccgccatcggagttccTTCCGGCGCCATCAGGACTCGCGGTCAACCATCGGGCCCTACCCCAGTGTCGCCGGACACGCGACCGTCACCAGATttcaagccagctgcgccggacccgcgatcgtccctgGCCCCACTCCCGCTGCTGTGGCGCGTGATGGCtcttgccgctgcgcacagccccgccttccgaatgccgccgattgtg atgctcttgtgggaagcgagaatcagacttcattcgaccatcgctgtaagcacagcgacgagtgaactctccgcctgcag GGAGCAACCGTGA
- the LOC133153224 gene encoding uncharacterized protein LOC133153224 isoform X1, whose translation MSGILGNMDIFDSSVEDWTTYVERVEQYCLANEIQDERKVAVLLSVMGAKMYNLLRSLVAPAKPADKTFDEIMQIMKSHLNPAPLVIAERFRFHKRNQSRTETVSEYIAELRKLAEHCQFRDGLSDALRDRFVCGLHNESIQKRLLTEDKLTLQRAVEIAVSAETAARDATELQEQFDHFSNQRLDLPPSAPAATPDPRPSSELVPAPWAPRPPSDFASATPDPRPPSEFLPAPSGLAVNHRALPQCRRTRDRHQISSQLRRTRDRPWPHSRCCGA comes from the exons atgtccggaatcttgggaaatatggacatatttgacagttcggtagaagactggacaacttatgtggaaagagttgagcagtactgcctagctaatgagatacaggacgaaagaaaagtggctgtcctactcagtgtcatgggcgccaaaatgtataacttactccgtagcctggtcgccccagctaaaccggcagacaaaacatttgatgaaataatgcagataatgaaaagtcatctaaacccagcaccattggtgattgctgagcgctttagatttcacaagagaaaccagtcaaggacggagacggtgtcagagtacatcgcagaactgaggaaactggccgaacactgtcagttcagagacggactttcagatgctctgagggacaggttcgtgtgcgggctgcacaacgagagcattcagaaacggcttttgacggaggacaaactcaccttgcaacgagcagtggaaatagctgtttcagcggagacagcagcaagggatgcgacggagcttcaag AACAATTCGACCACTTCAGcaaccagcgcttggaccttcctccATCAGCTCCCGCTGCGACGCCCGATCCACGTCCGTCGTCCGAGCttgttccagcgccatgggctccgcggccgccatcggacttcgcatccgcgacgccggacccgcggccgccatcggagttccTTCCGGCGCCATCAGGACTCGCGGTCAACCATCGGGCCCTACCCCAGTGTCGCCGGACACGCGACCGTCACCAGATttcaagccagctgcgccggacccgcgatcgtccctgGCCCCACTCCCGCTGCTGTGGCGCGTGA
- the LOC133153218 gene encoding uncharacterized protein LOC133153218 codes for MMASTSVLLLQLLLVSLVSGSHYFGGLSIYRGGINSDGTFTVNFSLKGTFDGCYHSLSMHCYSNNCGYEVSRHRVVLDNSTNSPQHNRQWCETETLITRRVPSNKPFSMRSASCCWIPSRNHINNWRLLTTVDLGTRGDTGKPNNSPVTGMLPFVRVPQNCPRAYKLMAFDADGDRVRCRYGKVANVECGSCSQPVGFSLDQDSCTLYYKSALNDSRVNGFELVVEDFPRLPITLSYSDGSHSSRSPLMARKKRQVNPYVGNWQTWSSPTAYPWSSWPTITPAPGWQSQTTTTSTPTSAPSTMFLVTPAPPTWSGWKPTTRHPSWRHQTGPGQPHTVAVAIPWVWYNSTQNFGATTRQPVTQTPSLSKLPFQFSLLVDPSIPSCQEGHYIPKLVYPTPQNGQRIYAEVNKEVEIRVKAQARYAQIHDIIMSGPMNSNKHRTTRGEFVIRWTPKPGDEGGHYPLCFAVESVQSRSSLAVYQSEMTCVLLDVQKETVKAKVTCAESSMTVAVEKSSLHGIHLAHLRLNDPSNIECSLQRHSNSTHVVAVIPLNSCGTQLEEDDEDLIFKNEITTVDNPQNVITRKHRLEVDFHCQYRKRGNVTLSFNAHRKTITVWEKGFGMFTYQFEFYPNDTFQTMISPTSYPLEYQLGSRIYMKIEASSSLNNTELFVESCRAAPYDNPNFQPTYSIIENGCTMDQTVQIYAPAHAHEFRFSMEAFQFIGLHDRVYISCSVLMCEAGNPNTRCSHGCINTKRTNGNQHHVKREAVIQSANHFVSQGPLRLKRSPESNESTAMNLNMNLVFIVGCLLAVVGMISAVAMYKAKMSKARYERLPTNES; via the exons ATGATGGCTTCGACATCAGTGCTCTTGCTGCAGCTGCTCCTGGTCTCATTGGTGTCTGGATCACACTACTTTGGAGGACTCAGCATCTACCGAGGCGGAATAAACTCCGATGGAACATTTACA GTCAACTTTAGCTTGAAGGGAACCTTTGATGGGTGTTACCACTCTCTAAGCATGCATTGTTATTCCAATAACTGTGGATACGAGGTCAGTCGGCACAGAGTCGTACTTGACAACAGCACCAATTCACCCCAACATAACAGACAATGGTGTGAAACAGAGACATTAATCACAAGACGTGTCCCATCAAACAAACCTTTCTCCATGCG GTCAGCAAGCTGTTGCTGGATTCCATCAAGGAACCACATCAATAATTGGAGACTACTGACCACTGTGGATTTGGGGACTagaggtgacacaggaaagcCAAACAATTCACCAGTGACTGGCATGCTACCTTTTGTTCG AGTCCCTCAAAACTGCCCGAGGGCCTACAAGCTAATGGCCTTTGATGCGGATGGTGACAGAGTACGATGCAGATATGGAAAAGTTGCGAATGTAGAATGCGGCTCATGCAGTCAACCTGTAGGATTTTCCTTGGATCAG gACTCTTGCACATTGTACTACAAGAGCGCCTTAAATGATTCCAGAGTTAATGGATTTGAGTTGGTGGTGGAGGACTTTCCACGACTGCCCATCACACTGTCCTACAGTGATGGCTCCCATTCCTCCAGGTCTCCACTGATGGCCAGGAAAAAGAGGCAAGTCAATCCATATGTCGGGAACTGGCAAACTTGGAGTTCTCCAACTGCATACCCTTGGTCAAGTTGGCCTACAATAACCCCGGCCCCAGGGTGGCAAAGCCAAACTACGACTACTTCTACACCTACTTCTGCACCTTCTACAATGTTTTTGGTCACGCCAGCACCGCCCACCTGGTCAGGGTGGAAACCTACAACAAGACACCCATCGTGGCGACATCAAACAGGACCTGGTCAACCTCATACAGTAGCCGTTGCAATCCCATGGGTGTGGTATAATTCCACACAGAATTTTGGAGCCACCACAAGACAACCAGTAACCCAAACTCCATCTCTCAGCAAACTACCCTTTCAATTCTCATTACTGG TGGACCCCTCTATTCCTTCCTGTCAAGAGGGACATTACATACCAAAGCTTGTATATCCAACACCCCAAAATGGACAACGTATTTATGCAGAGGTCAATAAAGAAGTGGAGATCAGAGTCAAGGCACAAGCTAGATATGCACA GATACATGACATCATTATGAGTGGGCCAATGAATAGCAATAAGCACAGAACTACACGCGGCGAGTTTGTCATAAGGTGGACACCCAAGCCCGGTGATGAGGGTGGACATTACCCGCTCTGCTTTGCTGTTGAATCTGTCCAATCAAG GTCCAGTTTAGCTGTCTATCAATCTGAAATGACATGCGTTCTACTTGATGTTCAGAAGGAGACCG TTAAAGCTAAGGTGACCTGCGCTGAGTCCAGTATGACCGTAGCAGTTGAAAAATCTTCACTCCATGGGATCCATTTGGCTCACCTACGTCTCAACGATCCCAGCAACATTGAATGTAGTCTGCAAAGACATTCCAACAGCACGCATGTGGTTGCTGTCATCCCCCTTAACTCTTGTGGCACTCAGCTGGAG GAGGATGATGAAGAtctcattttcaaaaatgaaataacaACTGTGGACAATCCTCAAAATGTCATCACCAGGAAACACAGGCTGGAAGTGGACTTCCACTGCCAGTATCGCAAGCGAGGAAATGTTACTCTGAGTTTCAATGCACACAGAAAGACTATCACGGTTTGGGAAAAGGGTTTTGGCATGTTCACGTACCAGTTTGAGTTCTACCCAAATGACACATTCCAAACCATGATTAGTCCAACCTCATACCCTCTGGAGTATCAACTAGGAAGCAGGATTTACATGAAGATAGAGGCCTCCTCTTCACTCAACAACACAGAACTTTTTGTGGAGTCCTGCAGAGCTGCTCCATATGACAACCCCAACTTTCAGCCAACTTACTCTATCATTGAAAATGG ATGTACAATGGATCAAACAGTTCAGATCTACGCTCCTGCTCATGCACATGAATTCAGGTTCAGCATGGAGGCCTTCCAGTTCATTGGACTGCATGATCGT GTGTACATCAGCTGTTCAGTCTTGATGTGTGAGGCGGGGAATCCGAACACCAGGTGCTCACATGGATGCATCAATACTAAACGGACAAATGGTAACCAGCATCATGTAAAGAGAGAGGCTGTCATACAGAGTGCCAACCATTTTGTTTCTCAAGGGCCATTGCGCCTTAAAAGGTCACCAGAAAGTAATGAAAGCACAG cAATGAATTTGAATATGAACCTCGTATTCATCGTTGGATGTCTTCTAGCAGTTGTTGGCATGATCAGCGCTGTTGCCATGTACAAAGCCAAAATGTCAAAGGCTAGGTATGAGCGTTTGCCAACTAATGAAAGCTAA